The Candidatus Zixiibacteriota bacterium DNA segment CAGGTGGGCAAAGGGACTGAATTCATTCTTTATTTCCCTGCTGTTGAGGCGCCCAAAGATGATAAACCGGTCAGGGAGAAATTATACTCCGGTCATGAGACGGTGCTGGTGGTTGATGACCTCGAAGAGCAGCGGGAAGTGGCGACCCAGCTTCTTTCCAGTCTCGGTTATATCGTTCTCACTGCCGCCGATGGTCACGGGGCAATCAGCCTGATGAAACAGAAAACATTCGACATGGTTGTTCTGGATATGATTCTTGAAAACGATTATGACGGATTAGACACCTATCGCGATATTATCAATATCAAACCCGGTCAAAAGGCCATCATCATGAGCGGCTTTTCTTCCACCGAAAGGGTCGGTGAAATGCAGAAGCTGGGAGCCGGCAGATTTATTCGGAAACCTTATACGCGTGAGGCAATAGGAAGAGCCATCAGAGAGGAACTTGATAAGGGTAAGCCGCCGGATGAATTCCCCAGCACACCTAATCTTAACACAGAGCGGCGTACAATTCCAATTTGAACGATTAAACCGGAAGGGGTCAGGCTTTCAACTGCCTTTTTGCCAGGTCACGATAGAGCGGGGATTCTTCAAGAAGTTCTTCATGTTTTCCCTCATCGACTATTCGGCCGTTATCAATAACCAGAATACGATCGGCATGCTCAACCGTGGATAGTCGATGGGCTATGATGATGGCGGTCTTGTCAATGAGGATATGCTTGAGCGACTCCTGAATCAATGCTTCGGATAGCGAATCCAGCGCCGAGGTGGCTTCATCGAGGATAAGAATGGACGGATTCTTGATAATTGCTCGGGCCAGGCAGATTCGCTGCTTTTCTCCTCCCGAGAGAGTGACGCCCCTTTCGCCCACCATGCTGTTGTAACCGTCATTGAGTGATGCTATGAAGTCATGGATATTGGCCACGCGGGCCGCCTCAATGACCTCCTCCATAGAGGCTCCCGGCTTGGAATAGGAAATATTCTCAAAGATGGTTGTCCGGAATAAGAGCGGATCCTGGTCAACCAGACTCATATTATCGCGCAGCGATTTTATCGAAAGCCTTCTAATATCTATCCCGTCCAGCTTTATGACCCCCGAATCGGGATCATAAAATCTCATAATAAGGTTAATGATGGTCGTCTTCCCTGACCCGGAGGGCCCGACAATGGCCAGCTTCTCTTTGGCTTTGATTTTCAGGTTTAGATCGGAAATATTGAATCCCTCGGCACTATAGCTGAAACCGACTTTTTCAAGGGCAATTTCGCCGGTTGCTTGTTCTATGACAGCCGGTTTTTCATCTTCCGTTATCGAAGGCGGGAGATCCAGATACTCGAAAATTCGATTGACCGAGGCCATGGCTCCCTGTACCTGAAGATTGATCGAGGCCAGATCCTGAATGGGTGAATAAAGATAGGTCAAGAGCATATAGAAGGCCATCAGAGCGCCCAGCTTCATGGTCCCCCCCGCAATCATATAAGTGCCCCACGAGAGAACCACGATCGGGCCGATCATATTTATGAAATGAATCAGATTGATCGAGAGCGAGTTAATGATGCTGTTTTTTATATACAGTCCCGTCAAGCCCTTTAAGACCGTATCGACTTTACCTCTTTCCGAATCCTCCTGACCGAATGCTTTGATGGTCTTAATCGAAAGGAATGCCTCCTGAATGCGGGCCGACAGCTGAGCGAGCGTCTCCTGAAGTCGACGCATGATATTATTCACCTTTTTCCCATAAGCGTGCGACAATAGAATTGTAAGCGGCACCGGAATAACGGCAATCAGGGTCAGGAAAGTATTCACGTTCAAAAGATAGATCATAATGGCCAGAAGCAGAAAGACATTGGTCAAAAACATTAAAAGGGTCGATGTCAGAAGTCCCTGCAGTTGCCCGGCATCGGAAAGGAGACGAGACATCATTTCGCCGACCTGATGCGTTTGAAAGAATTTCAGCGACAGTTTCTCCAGATGAGCAAAAAGCTGAGAGCGAATATCGGCAATAATGTTGGCGCCGACTTTCGCCGCCAGATAGTCCCGCAGATAGGAAAAGAAGATATTGAACAGATAAATGGTGATAAGGAAAGCCCCGAAGAGGACGACTTTCCGCAGATTCCCGCCCTGACCGTGGGCCGCAATCATGGATGGGATCAGGTTGTCAATCAGATACTGAACCGCCACCGGGAGAACCAGAGCCAGGCAAGCCATAATGGCCATGACGAAGAAAGTGATCAGTTCAATCACCCAGTACGGTTTCAGATAATTCCAGAGTCGCCTAATTTTTTTCATGGCTCGGTTCCGATTTCCACTCCAGGTAATATTTTGCTGCGGCGAACCTGAACGCAAGAGGAGTCAAGGCCGCTTTCATCGCATCAGAACGTTCCTCCAGCATTTTTCTCCAGAGATGTCGATCTTCGCCCTGAAGATCGCCCGACGGGTCGCAGTCCATGCTGGCCTCATACTGATCGTCGGTCCCTTTCCACCACTCCGGTTTCAGAAACCGGGTGCCGTATTTTTCTTCATAATATTGCCGATTGACATCCAATTCGCAACCGGGGAAATGCATATAAGCATGGGCAGCCCACATCAAGGAGGTTCCTCTGTATACAAGCTCGCGGTCGATAAAGGCGAAGGTCTCCTCAAGAGTGCGCCGTGTTTCACCCGGATGATTGAAGATGAGATTGGCGCGATGAAGCACCCCTTTTTCGGAAAGAAGATGACTCGTTTCAAGGAAACGATCGAGGAATTTCCGGGGCTGCCTGGTCTTTCTCATTAGTAAAAGGATCTCAGGGGAGCAGCTTTCCACTCCAAATTGAACCTCGACTTTGAGATGGGACAAAAGTTCGATATCTTCGCGGTCAAGATATTCGGGGCGGGTTTCAATGACGACCCAGAATTTGGGCGCGGCCTCGACCAGTCTCTTCAAAAATTCTTTTCTCCAGGCCGATCTCAGGCCGAAGCAGGCATCGGCGGCGGCCACGCCCATCGGCTTGAACCGCTCTCCCACCAGCAACATTTCCTCGACTGCCATTTCCGGAGAAAAGGCTCGCCATTTGCGTTCTTTCAATGGCTCCATACAGAAAGAGCAGCCAAACGGACACCCCCGCGAATGAAACAGGTACACATTAGTCAACCCCTGGGGAAACTCCGCGCGAAAGAAATCATCGACGAGATTCCAATCGATCCTAATGAACTCCTCCGCCGGAAAAAGAGGGGCCTCAATTATTTGAGTTTCCGAGGGGCGGTCGGCGACCTTAAATCCCTCGGCAATCTCTTTCAGCGGCAGTTCCCCCTCGCCACAGATGACATAATCGATGACATTATCCGGGGTGACAAATTCACGGGGGCGGGCGGAAGCATGATAACCACCCACTACAATCAGCTTGTCGGGAAAAAGCTCCCGACAGATTCGGGCGGTGGCCAGTGTGGCCTGATAGGAGAGACTTGTCCAGCAAGAGAGAGCCAGAATGTCGAAACGGCGGTCGGTCAGAATTTCTCTCACCTTACGTTCGTACCGTCTAATCTGAACGGAACTGTTGGCTCTCCCGATGGTTATCTCAAAATCGGCATATTCAACCGGAAAGAATTGCCCGAGATAAGACGCCACCAGTAATTGTGACGTCTTCATCTCGACTCTTTCCATCCAGGCTGGATAATAGAAACAGGATGGATATGCTATCAGTATCGCCGGGAAGTCTTTTCTCTTCAGTGCGTTTTGTCCCACTCGGCTTCCTGGGCGCTGATTTCATCAAGGAGTTTGGTGATAATCTCCGGGTCCTCGCCGGTTATGCCCTGTTTTTTCTCCATGCGATAGATGCAGAAAGGATTATCCGCCCGACGACCTGAAGCTGAAACGGAAGTTGTGGTGCAGCCGCCTCGGCAGAGAGGAAGGTATTTACACTCACGGCATTCGCCGTCGGCCGTTTCGCGTGTGAACTGACGGTTGTAGGCGAAGGCGCCCGGACGGTTCCAGATTTCGGTGAAAGAGGAGTCACGGATATTCCCCTCGACATACTGCTCCGGCATCGATAAACACCCTTTTACCGCTCCGTTTGACTCAATTCCGGCCACCAACGTTCCGGCATAACAGCCGAAATATGGATAATCATCATTCAGCTTGGCGCCCTTGCATCCATAATAACCGATATTCTCGCCGACATCGACCACCATATCCTTCTGCGTTCTCAAGTCCAGCAGTTTATCAATCAGTTTGGGATAATTATCCAGAGACATGATGAGGTCTTTATGCTGCTGCATCCGCCCGGTATTGGTTGTCAGCTGGATGCGCCAAAGCTTGCAGCCGGCATCCTGCAGTATGAGTTTGATATCATCCAGTTCGTTCAGGTTTATATTAGAAACCTGTGTCACGGCGCAGAAGCGTATATTACCGTTATCGGCCATCATGCGCATGGCGTCAAAGGCCTTTTGCCAGCTGTCATCGCGTTGCCTGATGAAATTGTGGGTCTTTTCGGTCCCGTCAAAACTGACGCCGATATCGCTGAATTTCAGCCGTGCAAAATCCTCAACCACTTCTGCTGTCACGGCCAGACCATTCGTGATAAGATATGACTTGGCGCCCCGGTCTTTTATTCTCTGTGCCAGCAGTTTCCAATCCTCTCTTAACAACGGCTCTCCGCCGGAAAGAGTGATCTCTTCACATCCCAGACCGGTCAGTTCATCTATAAGGTTTAAAGCCTCTTCCGCCGTCAACTCATCCGGGCGTCTCTTACCCGCGGATGTGCCGCAATGAAGGCATCGCATATTGCAGGCAAAGGTAACCTCCCAGATAACGACTTTCGGAAAAATTTTGAATTCGCTCATTATTGCTCCTTTCTGGCAGATGCAACTTGCTGTTGTCTCGAGCGTGCTATTATTTCAAGCATCGGCTGCAGATTATGTTTCCAGGTGTCACACATTTTTTCTTTGGGAAGATCGCGATCGGCGCGACGCGAAGGGCAGCCCCCCATGCAGACCGGCAAAATGCCGCACTCGCTGCATGATTCATCCATAAACGGATCGAATTCGAAAAGGCTGACGAAATTGGGATGCTGATAGTCGATTTCATCCCGGATATTGCCCATAGCTTTGGCAGGATCCCCTACATAATTATAACATCGGCAGAGATTTCCTTCATGGTCAATCACAAAGGAATTTACATTTTGAGCCATGCAGAAAGTGACCGATGGTTGCGGTAGTTTGTCTATTCTAAAGCCTTTATCCAGCAAAAGGCGATAAAAGTCAATCTCAACCCTGGAAAAGTCGGCGGCATCATAGCAGCTCTCGGAAATATTGGAGCATACCTTGGTTGAAGCTTCCAGTTGCCCGAAATAGAGACCGATGCGCTCGCGAATACCGGCTTTGGTCAATTCGTCCAGAAGCTCGGCGATAACATCTATGGTAAAGCTACGATCGACATTGACCCGGATACCGACACCGATCTTCGTCGAGGCGTAAACAAGGTTTTTGATAATGGTGTCAAAACTCTCCTGACCATTCTTAAGCGGTCGTTTCAGATTGTGGAAGCGGGCGGGGCCATCCAGAGTCACCTGTATTTGTTTAACGCCTAATTGGGTCAGTTTGTCGACATTTTCCTTATTCAACAGATATCCGTTGGAGATCATCGAGGCGTTATATTCGAATTTATATTCCTTGCCGAGGTCCCGGAAAGATTCGGTCAAATCCTCGATTATGTCTAAGGCCAGCAGCGGCTCGCCGCCATACCAGGCAATATCGAGTTGGGTCAACCCTTTTGCTTTTTTCTCCACGAAATTAAGGAGTGATTCAATTATTTCGGCCGACATCCGGCCTTTCTTATTCCCCTCATAGCAATAAGGGCAGGCCATGTTGCAGGCCATGGTTGGGGCGAGGGTCAGCCCCAGCGATGACTGGTCATAGCGGGCCAGATTGTGCTGGAACCTGATGGTATTCCATTCATCCCTGTCACCGGCGTCCACAAAGGAGCCGTATTTCAACTGCTTGATGAGTTCCTGTTCCTCCGGACTGAATTCGGGCTCGGCCGCGGCCGACAGCTTGTCGGCTATTTTGTGATAAAGAGTGTAGTTTTCGGAGGTCATCAGGGCTACCGCTCCCGAGCGAGCGTTGTAAGCGATATGATAGCCGTCCTCCCATGGTTGAAAATGATTATATCGAGACAGCTTCCACATAGGATTTTTCTTTCATCTCATAGTTCAAACATGGAGAGGTGTTAGCCCCCTCTCCATGCCGGATTTCACAATGAATTCCTTGAGGCATATGCGGATAGTCCTCTCCGGAGAATTTTTCCACACGGCTTTTTTCCTTTGCCTTACCAATCCACTCGGATGGCCGTCAGATCAGGGTACGGCAGAGAATAGGGCAGAGCCTTTCCCCGCAGGACCAGAGTGACGGACATCTGTTTTTCGTTGCTGAAACAGGTTCAATGAGGAAAATCATTCTAACCTCACCAAAGTTTAACGTTACACATTTCAGCAAGGGCAGCCCGCTCCTGTTGGTACAGGAGAAATAGGCCCGGTATTGGATCGGTCAGCCTTGCCTCTTCTTCCTAAATCGTATCAGGTGGTACGCCGTAGCAGGGTTTAATCCCGCAATAGGTCTTACAGCCCAGTAAGGGGCATACCTCTTTGGAATTAACCCGGGGTTCAACAAGATAAGTCATCCTTGTTACTCCTGTTGTTAAGGTTAGTAGGTAATCCGGGCCAGGGGAGGAGCAGTCCTCCTCTTGTCCGGCGTGCATCTTATATACTGCCTGATTGTCCCCGGGCCATTTCCAGACGGCCCGGGGCAAACCAGTAATCCCAGTGAATTTACCCGAAAATTACTCCGGTACTATGACAACACCATAGCAGGGCTTTATCCCGCAAAAACTGGTGCATCCTTTCAAAACGCAAGGTCCTTTGACGACCGTCGGTTCAATCAGATAGGTCATAATTTCACCTCATAGTTAAGCCGATTACTCTAAATTTCAATCGGCGGTACGCCATAGCAGGGATAAACTACCCCTTTGCAGAGCTTGCCGCTACAGAGAAACGGGCAGACCTGCTTTACAGCATTCGGATCAACCAAGTAAATCATTCTTTCACCTCCTCAGGGTGTTTTGGGTTATGAAATATAGTTATCAGGAACAGGCCATCGGCTTTGACGCCATTAGCAAGGATGGCTCCCGCGGAAGCGGGAACCACCCGAATCGAATCTAAAAGGGTCAGTAACCGACCCATTCCTTACTTAATTTCCCCGAGACTTCAGATAGGAATGCCGTATAAAGGCTGCACGAAATCAAGCGGGCATTTTGCCCCGCAATACGTAGTGCAGAATATCTTGCACCCTTTCTTTGCATCCGTCATCAAGTCGACTGGATTAATTAGATAGATCATTCTAATCCTCCTCAGGATCTAAAGGTTTAGCAGGGAATAATCTCTTATGGCCCAATGCCATAGAGAGGCTTAACACCGCAGAAGACAACTGAGCAGATCTTCTTCGGGCAAGCGCTTCTGCCGCCTTCAATCGGCTGAATAAGGTAAACCATCTTTACCTCCTTCAAATTTTGCTGTTTTGTGCCCTTATGATTATTCCGGCACGCCATAAAGAGGCTTGGCACCACAGAATCTTGAACCGCAGAGTATCAAACATAGAGTGGCACAAACCTTCTTTGTGCAAGCACCCTTGTTCTGCTCAACAGGGTTGACAAGATAGATCATCAACTACCTCCATTGATTAAGGGTTTAATGGTCTTGTAGCATAGGACATGAAGCAAGACATATTTCAGATAGCGAATTTTCCTCGCCAATGAACTTCCCGGCCGTACTTCCAGAAAAGACCACCCTCCAAATGCAAATTAACCACCGGCAGAAAAATAATGATTTAGCAAAAGCAATGCAACCAAAAATGAACATCAAAGCATCCAGCATGCTCAAAACCAGATAAATGTGCTCTCATATTAAATGAAAATCTTTTTCGCACTTAGCAAACATAGTTATCGAAAATCCTTTTGTCAAGCCCAAATATTCATTATCTGCTTAAGTGACAAGACATTATTTGTCTGATTTATTCCTCCTCCGGATGCCCAAGAAGCATATCTCGATATGTTTTTAGGTAATTAGTGCGGCAATGGCAGTGGGGCCAATTAATTCCCGAATTTCCTTGCAAGGTGAGAAAATGCCCCCAAAATGGATTTACTGAAGAGAAGGGCGCAAAATGAGTTAGCAGATTCGCGGTAATTGTTCGCCGCTAATCATATCGACAATACGGCTGGCGCCAATCCTGCTTTTCATCGTGACCATCGATGCCGGCGCTTGGTGAACGTGGCCAATAATGGCTGCATGGGCTCCGCATGGGTGCGCCCGCAGGAGGGCCAACGCTTTTTCCGCATCGGCAGCCCTCACAAAAACCACCATGCGCCCCTCGTTGGCCACGTATAGGGGATCCAGACCAAGAATTTCACAGGCCCCTTTAACATTCTCCTGAACCGGGATAGCCGTCTCCTCAATCTCAATATGGCATTTTGATGTTTCGGCAATCTCGACCAGGGCGCTGGCCAGACCGCCGCGGGTCAGGTCGCGGAGGCAGCGAATTTCTATTCCCGCCGCGAGCAGGTTCATAACCGGCTCGGATAAAGGCGCGCAGTCGCTTTCGATAGTTGACTCAAAAGCCAGACCCTCCCGGGCAGCCATTATAGCCATACCGTGGCGGCCGATATCGCCGCTGAGAAGGACCACATCTCCCACCTTAACTCCGGCAGGAGAGATATTGATATTTCTAGCAATTATCCCGATGCCGGCGGTATTGACGAAAATCCCGTCTCCTTTGCCGTGGTCAACAACTTTCGTATCACCCGTAACGATCTGCACCCCGGCTGTTTCGGCGGCCTTCCGAATTGATTGAACCACCTTCCAGAATGTTTCCATCGGCAGTCCTTCCTCCAGAATAAATCCGACGCTCAGATAAAGAGGGCGAGCGCCGCACATCGCCAGGTCATTGACCGTTCCATAAACCGCCAGCGCTCCGATATCCCCACCGGGGAAGAAAAGCGGCTTGACGACGTAGGAATCGGTCGTAAAGGCGAGTCGGGTATTCTGCAGATTCAAAACTGCTCCATCATGGCGCGCCTCGAGAGCTTCGTTACTGAATGCCGGGACAATTATCTTCTCCAGCAACTGATGCATCAGTCGGCCGCCGCCCCCATGGGCGAGAAGGATATGTGGGTATTCCGATATCGGGATCGGGCAGGAAAGCTGGAAATCCTTCTTTTCGGTCATCAGATTCTTTATCCTATAATTGAATTATCCGATAGAGGTTGAAAACGGCGGTAACGGTAATATGCCGCACAGGCCCCTTCGGAAGAGACCATGGTCGCCCCCAGCGGATGCTCGGGATTGCAACGGGCGGCAAAGGCCGGGCATTCCGGAGGTTTCTTTACCCCGCGCAGAATCAGACCGCTGATGCACTCCGAGGCTTCCTCGACCGATCTGCCGGCCAGGTCGAAACGGAGTTCGGCATCAAAGAATTTATACTCGCCCTCAAGACCCAGACCGCTGAAAGGAATTTCCCCGATGCCGCGCCATTTTCTCGGGATGACCCGAAATACTTCTCTCATCAATTTCTGAGCCGGCAGGTTGCCGGCGCGATTCACAACCCGGGAGTATTGATTTTCCACTGTTGCGCGCCCTTCCTCCAGTTGGCGGACACACATATAAATTCCCTGAAGGATATCCACCGGCTCGAATCCGGCGACTATAATGGGGACATGATAATTACTTGCGATCGGTTCATATTCGGTATATCCCATGACCGCGCAGACATGCCCGGCAGCCAGGAAACCCTGAACACGATTATCGGAGAAAGAGAGAATCGCCTCGATGGCAGGGGGGACCAGAACATGGGACACCAACAGCGAGAAGTTTTTCAGCTCCATCTGCTTCGCCTGGACTGCGGCCATGGCATTAGCCGGAGCGGTCGTTTCAAAACCGACGGCAAAGAAAACTATTTCCTTTTCGGGATTCTCCCGGGCAATCTTGAGGGCGTCCAGCGGAGAATAGACAATCCGGACATCCCCCCCGGAAGCCTTGACCGAAAGGAGGTCTCCGGACGTGCCCGGCACTCTGAGCATATCGCCGAAGGAGGCAAAAATCACTCCGGGTCGCGAGGCGATTTCGACCGCTTTATCGATCAACTCCACCGGCGTGACGCAGACCGGACAGCCGGGGCCGTGCAGGAGAGTGATTTCTTTGGGCAGAAGTTCATCCACGCCGAATTTGACAATGGCATGGGTTTGTCCCCCGCAGACCTCCATAATGATCCAGGGACGGGTGACAACTCGAGCGATGGCTTTGGCAAATTCCCGGGCGGCCCGGCCATCACGATATTCATCGAGATACTTCACTGTTTCTCGTCTCCGGAATCGGATAATCTCTCAATTTCGGCCAGGTACTCGAAGACCTGTTCGGCCTCCTGTTCGTCGATAACACTTATCGCCACCCCGACATGAACCAGGACATAATCATCGACGTTGGCTTCAGGCACACAGGTTAAATTGACCTCTCTGATAGTGCCGCCAAAACTGACCCGTCCGGTTCGTGTCAGAGGATCATCACCGGTAATACTTAACACCTTGCCGGGAATTGCTAAACACATTTATTCATTTCCTTCCTTTGAATCCGCCATCGCCGCCGCCACTATTTGCCCCAGAGCGATGCCGCCGTCATTAGGGGGGATTCTCTGATGCCAGCAGGGGAGAAATCCTTCGGCTCGAAGCCGGGTGACCGCCCGCTCTGTCAGGTAGCGATTCTGAAAACAACCGCCGCTGAGAACAACCCTTTTTTCACCGCTGCTTCGGGCCATTTCCACAATTATTTCGACCATCGTATTATGAAACCTGGCCGCTATCAGACCGCCGGGAGCATCACTGCGCCGATCTTTAATCACCTCTTCTATCATTGGCTGCCAGTCGATTATTTTGGTTTCCGAATTACAATCAATCAGGAAAGGATATGATGCTTCGGTGTCAAATCCATCAAGTGCATATTCCAGTTCCATAGCTGCCTGTCCTTCATACTTTGTCTCCTGCCTGATTCCTATTATGGAGGCGACCGCATCAAAGAGCCGTCCGGCGCTGGAAGTATAATGCGAGTTGATTGACTTTTCAAGCATCTGCTTCAGAATTGCCATTTCCTGAGAAGTAAAGGCGGCAATAGAAGGCATATTCAATTGCTCCGGCATTTTCCCCCCATACATCTCAAATAAAAGCCCCAGAGCTGTACGCCTTGGTTCTCTGATTGCCTTATCACCTCCCGGGAGGGGAAAGGTGCGGAAATATCCCGCCCTCCGGAAGCCATATTCCGATATTTCCAGAAATTCGCCGCCCCAGATAGTGCCGTCGGTGCCGAGTCCGGTGCCGTCCCATGAAACGCCCAGAACCGGAGGAGTGATTTCGTTTTCCGCCATGCAGGAAAGAATATGGGCATAATGGTGCTGAACGTGTACCACTGGTAATCCCTGTTTTTCGGCAAACTGGGAAGAGAGGTAGCCGGGATGCAGATCGGAGGCGAGCATTTTCGGGGCGAAATCGTAAAGCTTGCGAAAATCGGCGCCGGCATTTTCAAATGCTTCATAGGCCTGAGCCGTCTCCAGATCGCCGATATGCTGGCTGATAAATGCTTCTTTTCCGATGGAAATAGCTATGGTATTTTTGAGATGTGCGCCCACGGCGAAAATTCGGGGCATCTCTTTTTTGAGTGGCACCGGCAGAGGGGCATATCCCCGCGCCCGGCGGATGACCATTTCCCGTCCCATCATTACTCTTACCACCGAATCATCAATCGGTCGGGCAATAGGGCGGTTATGTGCTAGAAATAACTCGGCAATGCCACCCAGCCGTGCCAGAGCCTCTCTTTCATCGGTGCAAATCGGTTCGTCCGAAATATTTCCGCTGGTGGCGACGATAGGGAAACCAAGTTCATCCATTAAGATATGGTGCAGGGGTGAGTAGGGCAGCATGATCCCCAGGTGGGGATTCCCAGGGGCAATCGAAGACGAAATACTTCCGACCGCGGTGTCAGCGGGCGCATGTCGTTTCAAAAGGACAATGGGTGATTCGGGAGAAAGCAATAGTCGAGCCTCCAGGTCGGAGACATGGCATTCCCTTCGCGCCGCTTCCAGCGACGGATACATCAGGGCGAAAGGCTTCTCCTCGCGCCCCTTCCTTTGCCGCAGTCCTATTACCGCCTCATCATTGCGAGCATCCACCATTAAATGAAATCCACCAATCCCTTTTACAGCCACGATATGTCCGTTTCTGATTCCCTCTGCAGCCGCCAACAGCGCCGCGTGACTGCTTTGTTCCACTTTACCTTTAGCATCCCATAGTTCAATATGCGGGCCGCATTTCGGGCAGGCATTGGGTTGGGCATGGAAACGGCGATTTCGCGGGTTTTCATATTCGTCCCGACATTCCTCACACATGACAAAATAGGACATGGTCGTATTGGGGCGATCGTACGGCAGGGCCGAAATAATGCTGTAGCGGGGGCCGCAATTGGTACAATTGGTGAAAGGATAAAGATAACGCCGGTTCTTAGAATCCCGCATATCATTGAGACAGTCAGGGCAGGTTGCAATATCGGGCAGGATGAGAGCCGTTTTGTCACCGGTCTGATCACTTTCGTGGATTTCAAAGCTCTTATAATGGCTTGGGTCGAGATAAGAATATTCAAGACTCTGGATAAACGACCGCGGCGGTTTTTCCGGTCCGACTCGCAGGAGGAATCGCTCGAGTCTATTCTCGGGGCCTTCCAGTTCAATGGTGACGCCCCGGGCGGAATTATTCACCCAGCCGGTCAGTTCCAGCTCGGTGGCAAGGCGAAATACGAAGGGGCGAAAACCCACTCCTTGTACCGCGCCGCG contains these protein-coding regions:
- the hypF gene encoding carbamoyltransferase HypF, with the protein product MRGAVQGVGFRPFVFRLATELELTGWVNNSARGVTIELEGPENRLERFLLRVGPEKPPRSFIQSLEYSYLDPSHYKSFEIHESDQTGDKTALILPDIATCPDCLNDMRDSKNRRYLYPFTNCTNCGPRYSIISALPYDRPNTTMSYFVMCEECRDEYENPRNRRFHAQPNACPKCGPHIELWDAKGKVEQSSHAALLAAAEGIRNGHIVAVKGIGGFHLMVDARNDEAVIGLRQRKGREEKPFALMYPSLEAARRECHVSDLEARLLLSPESPIVLLKRHAPADTAVGSISSSIAPGNPHLGIMLPYSPLHHILMDELGFPIVATSGNISDEPICTDEREALARLGGIAELFLAHNRPIARPIDDSVVRVMMGREMVIRRARGYAPLPVPLKKEMPRIFAVGAHLKNTIAISIGKEAFISQHIGDLETAQAYEAFENAGADFRKLYDFAPKMLASDLHPGYLSSQFAEKQGLPVVHVQHHYAHILSCMAENEITPPVLGVSWDGTGLGTDGTIWGGEFLEISEYGFRRAGYFRTFPLPGGDKAIREPRRTALGLLFEMYGGKMPEQLNMPSIAAFTSQEMAILKQMLEKSINSHYTSSAGRLFDAVASIIGIRQETKYEGQAAMELEYALDGFDTEASYPFLIDCNSETKIIDWQPMIEEVIKDRRSDAPGGLIAARFHNTMVEIIVEMARSSGEKRVVLSGGCFQNRYLTERAVTRLRAEGFLPCWHQRIPPNDGGIALGQIVAAAMADSKEGNE